Proteins from one Hoplias malabaricus isolate fHopMal1 chromosome 2, fHopMal1.hap1, whole genome shotgun sequence genomic window:
- the LOC136686569 gene encoding inactive phospholipid phosphatase 7 — MPYNQSRARARERGNVLGRLEFLSLHQPPRNSGNESHRGVPRRAGHGKYNLNQQTEHQQEPAEGSKERKEPPRLPEEDCMQLNPSFKGIAMNSLLAIDIHLSKRLGVCAHSSSSWGSVRPVFTLLALTGHGITWICGTLLCLTRSNTLAGQEVLVNLLLALILDILTVAGVQKLVKRRGPWEMSPGFLDYMAMDVYSFPAAHASRAAMVSKFLLSHLVLAVPLRVLLVLWAFLVGFSRVLLGRHHVTDMACGFALGLFHFSLVETVWLSSNACQTLISIGTLSWSPFL; from the exons ATGCCATACAACCAAAGCCGAGCAAGAGCCAGAGAGCGGGGGAATGTCCTTGGGAGACTGGAGTTTTTATCCCTACATCAGCCCCCAAGAAACAGCGGAAACGAGAGCCACCGGGGGGTGCCCAGAAGAGCCGGACATGGCAAGTACAACCTGAACCAACAGACGGAGCACCAGCAAGAACCAGCAGAAGGTTCTAAAGAGCGTAAAGAACCACCCAGGCTGCCTGAGGAGGACTGCATGCAGCTGAACCCCTCCTTTAAAGGCATCGCCATGAACTCCCTCCTGGCCATCGATATCCACCTGTCCAAACGGCTTGGCGTGTGCGCCCACTCCTCCTCGTCCTGGGGCAGTGTCCGGCCGGTGTTCACGCTCCTGGCTCTCACCGGACACGGCATCACCTGGATCTGCGGCACGCTGCTCTGTCTCACCAGGAGCAACACGCTCGCTGGACAGGAAGTGCTGGTCAATCTGCTGCTGG CTCTGATTCTAGACATCCTGACGGTGGCGGGGGTTCAGAAGCTGGTGAAGCGCAGAGGACCGTGGGAGATGAGTCCTGGTTTCCTCGATTACATGGCAATGGACGTCTACTCATTTCCTGCGGCTCACGCCAGCCGAGCTGCGATGGTGTCCAAGTTCCTGCTCTCTCACCTGGTCCTGGCAGTTCCTCTGAGGGTTCTCCTGGTCCTGTGGGCTTTTCTGGTGGGTTTCTCTAGGGTTCTCCTGGGCCGGCATCACGTGACAGACATGGCGTGTGGTTTTGCATTGGGTTTGTTCCACTTCAGCCTCGTGGAGACCGTGTGGCTTTCTTCCAACGCCTGCCAAACTCTCATCTCTATAGGAACTCTCAGCTGGAGCCCGTTCCTTTAA